A genomic segment from Rhodobacter sp. CZR27 encodes:
- a CDS encoding sugar transferase produces MTAHYHDLVERAQSDERIASTFRPGGNGGRIYRDGFKRLLDILLILAALPVVLPLVLILAVLVARDGGSPFYLQERIGRNGRIYRIWKLRTMVHDAEAALEQYLARNPAARAEWDLTQKLKRDPRVTRVGRFLRIYSLDELPQLWNVLKGDMSLVGPRPMMPCQRILYPGSAYFALRPGITGYWQVRQRNLSSFADRAWHDTQYHRDLSLWTDLKLLLSTVRVVMRATGH; encoded by the coding sequence ATGACTGCTCACTATCATGACCTTGTGGAGCGGGCCCAGTCGGATGAACGCATCGCCTCGACCTTCAGGCCCGGCGGCAATGGCGGACGGATCTACCGGGACGGGTTCAAGCGGTTGCTCGACATCCTGCTCATTCTGGCGGCGCTTCCCGTCGTCCTGCCGCTCGTCCTGATTCTCGCCGTTCTCGTGGCCCGGGATGGCGGATCGCCGTTCTACCTGCAGGAGCGCATCGGCCGGAACGGCCGGATCTACCGGATCTGGAAGCTGCGCACGATGGTGCATGACGCCGAGGCGGCGCTCGAGCAGTATCTGGCGCGGAATCCGGCCGCGCGGGCCGAATGGGACCTGACCCAGAAGCTGAAGCGCGACCCCCGCGTGACCCGGGTGGGGCGCTTCCTGCGCATCTACTCGCTGGACGAGTTGCCGCAGCTCTGGAACGTGCTGAAGGGCGACATGAGCCTCGTCGGCCCGCGGCCGATGATGCCCTGCCAGCGCATCCTCTACCCCGGCTCGGCCTATTTCGCGTTGCGCCCCGGCATCACCGGCTACTGGCAGGTCAGGCAGCGCAACCTTTCCTCCTTCGCGGATCGGGCCTGGCACGACACGCAGTATCACCGGGACCTGTCGCTCTGGACGGACCTCAAGCTGCTGCTTTCGACGGTGCGTGTGGTGATGAGGGCCACCGGCCACTGA
- a CDS encoding tetratricopeptide repeat protein: MMRRLAPLMLAASLMLSACESSEEKAERYYRSGMELLAAGDEDRAMVEFRNVFKYDPAHREARQAFADLLLKRGRDAEAYAHYLKLIEQYPDILPVRATLAEMAIRAMDWDEAERHGRAALNLAPQPHPPELRAIRVSLDYRTAWLARDEATLARLEREAREILAEAPANRIARRLVVDRLAGGRHPEAALPEIEILLAADPDALELHMLKYRLLAGSGQPEAAGEQLRRMFELFPDNRDVQAGLIAWYMSRKDLASAEALLRKLAGEPVAEPEGHISVVQFLQTTQGIEAAMAELDRLIAANEGLPAADLYGALHASLRFDAGDRQGALAGMRAILEKAEASDQTRRIRAMFGRMLLVSGDRTGARGLAEEVLAEDATNVEALKLRARLLIDEDRPRDAILDLRTALDQAPRDAEILTFMALAHERDGNLELAGEQLAQAVEVSGKAPAESLRYARFLMRQGRDGSAEAILTDARRAHPADLGVLLQLADLRLKTRNWVGAQEVTTTLRTIDSPEAQQAARQLQAALLLGQDRTEEGLALLQSEAGETSENTRAIALIVQARVRGGKIAEARSYLDTMLAKSPDNASLLLLSGNLHAIAGELDRAEAIFRDLITRRPADGVPVRLLYQLLVTTDRADEAIAVVEAGLKAAPKSGLLRWIMAGHLEQAGDIEGAIAIYEALYADDSSNVVVANNLASLISAHRSDPASLERAHVISRRLKGSPQPAFLDTYGWIEYRRGNLLEALSSLEPAAAGLPNDPLVQFHLGMTYAGLNRPEDATRQLRRALELAEGKDLPQMEEARRVLEELEG; the protein is encoded by the coding sequence ATGATGCGCCGTCTTGCTCCGCTGATGCTTGCCGCCTCGCTGATGCTCTCTGCCTGCGAGAGTTCCGAGGAAAAGGCCGAACGCTACTATCGCTCCGGCATGGAGCTTCTCGCCGCGGGCGACGAAGACCGCGCGATGGTCGAGTTCCGCAATGTCTTCAAGTATGATCCCGCCCATCGCGAGGCGCGCCAGGCCTTTGCCGACCTGCTGCTGAAGCGCGGCCGGGACGCCGAGGCCTATGCCCATTACCTGAAGCTGATCGAGCAGTATCCCGACATCCTGCCGGTCCGCGCCACCCTGGCCGAGATGGCCATCCGGGCCATGGACTGGGACGAGGCCGAACGGCATGGCCGGGCCGCCCTGAACCTGGCCCCCCAGCCGCATCCGCCGGAGCTGCGCGCGATCCGCGTCTCGCTCGACTACCGCACGGCCTGGCTGGCGCGGGACGAGGCGACGCTCGCGCGCCTCGAGCGCGAGGCGCGCGAAATTCTCGCCGAGGCCCCGGCCAACCGCATCGCGCGGCGTCTTGTCGTGGACCGGCTGGCCGGCGGCAGGCACCCCGAGGCGGCGCTGCCCGAGATCGAGATCCTGCTGGCGGCCGATCCGGACGCCCTCGAGCTTCACATGTTGAAATACCGCCTGCTGGCAGGCTCCGGCCAGCCGGAGGCCGCAGGCGAGCAGCTTCGCCGGATGTTCGAGCTCTTCCCGGACAACCGGGATGTGCAGGCCGGGCTGATCGCCTGGTACATGAGCCGGAAGGACCTGGCCTCGGCCGAGGCCCTGCTGCGCAAGCTGGCGGGCGAGCCCGTGGCCGAGCCCGAGGGGCATATCTCGGTGGTGCAGTTCCTGCAGACCACGCAGGGCATCGAGGCCGCCATGGCCGAACTCGACCGCCTGATCGCGGCGAACGAGGGCCTGCCGGCCGCCGATCTCTACGGCGCGCTGCATGCCTCGCTGCGCTTCGACGCCGGGGACCGCCAGGGCGCGTTGGCCGGGATGCGGGCCATCCTGGAGAAGGCGGAAGCCAGCGACCAGACCCGGCGCATCAGGGCGATGTTCGGGCGGATGCTGCTGGTCTCGGGCGACCGGACGGGCGCGCGCGGCCTGGCCGAGGAAGTCCTGGCCGAGGACGCCACCAACGTCGAGGCGCTGAAGCTGCGCGCCCGGCTGCTGATCGACGAGGACCGGCCGAGGGACGCCATCCTCGACCTGCGCACCGCGCTCGACCAGGCGCCGCGCGATGCCGAGATCCTGACCTTCATGGCGCTTGCCCACGAACGCGACGGCAACCTCGAGCTTGCGGGCGAGCAGCTGGCCCAGGCGGTGGAGGTTTCCGGCAAGGCGCCGGCGGAATCGCTGCGCTATGCCCGCTTCCTGATGCGCCAGGGCCGCGACGGCTCGGCCGAGGCGATCCTGACCGATGCCCGGCGCGCCCATCCGGCGGATCTGGGCGTGCTGCTCCAGCTGGCGGACCTGCGGCTGAAGACCCGGAACTGGGTGGGTGCGCAGGAGGTGACGACCACGCTCCGCACGATCGACAGCCCCGAGGCGCAGCAGGCCGCCCGGCAGCTGCAGGCGGCGCTCCTGCTCGGCCAGGACCGGACCGAGGAGGGTCTGGCGCTGCTCCAGTCAGAGGCGGGCGAGACCTCCGAGAACACCCGGGCCATCGCGCTGATCGTGCAGGCCCGGGTGCGCGGCGGCAAGATCGCCGAGGCGCGCAGCTATCTCGACACGATGCTGGCAAAGTCGCCGGACAACGCCTCGCTGCTTCTCCTGAGCGGCAACCTCCACGCGATCGCGGGCGAGCTGGACCGGGCCGAGGCGATCTTCCGCGACCTGATCACCCGCAGGCCCGCGGACGGGGTGCCTGTCCGGCTGCTCTACCAGCTGCTCGTTACCACCGACCGCGCCGACGAGGCGATCGCGGTGGTCGAGGCCGGGCTGAAGGCCGCGCCGAAATCCGGCCTGCTGCGCTGGATCATGGCCGGGCATCTGGAGCAGGCGGGCGACATCGAGGGGGCGATCGCGATCTACGAGGCGCTCTATGCCGATGACAGCAGCAATGTCGTGGTGGCCAACAACCTCGCGAGCCTGATCTCGGCCCACCGCTCCGATCCCGCAAGCCTCGAGCGCGCCCATGTCATCTCGCGCCGCCTGAAGGGTTCGCCCCAGCCGGCCTTCCTGGACACCTACGGCTGGATCGAATACCGGCGCGGCAACCTGCTCGAGGCGCTCTCGAGCCTCGAACCCGCCGCCGCGGGCCTGCCGAACGATCCGCTGGTGCAGTTCCACCTTGGCATGACCTACGCCGGCCTGAACCGCCCCGAGGATGCCACCCGCCAGCTGCGCCGCGCGCTGGAACTGGCGGAAGGAAAGGACCTGCCGCAGATGGAGGAGGCGCGGCGGGTGCTGGAGGAGCTGGAAGGTTGA
- the xrtD gene encoding VPLPA-CTERM-specific exosortase XrtD, with translation MTAIGREATVAGKGPFLLLLAGLAALAFFHEGIAALLRAWQLPEYSHGPLIPVLSLLLFLRQLKSEPILGGPVNRWPGVGLLVFAMALGALGKLSEIDDVTAYALILWVGAMLLISFGWEQGRRFWPPVLHLVYMLPLPGLVYYKLSTFLQAVSSELGVLFLQLMQVPVFLDGNIIDLGVTKLHVAEACSGLRYLFPILSFSYIFAVLYRGPLWHKAVLLVAAAPIAVLMNSIRIALAGWIVNHWGIGHVEGFSHFFEGWVIFLSSVMLLFALAWLMLFLHPTRPGLVEALDLDTSGLLTQAARVRLVEPSWALVLSALLLGGGALLWHLRPEVERTLPMRESLAAFPRDLGNWHSGTPLRIPPATLKALAATDHHSAQFRTPDSAETVDLFIAWYEDQTRGGTHSPEICLPSSGWEIARLERVDIGPAAGLGEPFPLNRVVIQRDEARMMVYYWFEQHGRHVAWDFEAKFWLLWDGLTIGRTDGALVRILTPIGRDESEAEAEARLQEVFLATNRVLTRFVPE, from the coding sequence ATGACGGCAATTGGCCGTGAAGCCACCGTGGCGGGCAAGGGGCCTTTCCTGCTGCTCCTAGCAGGGCTTGCCGCCCTGGCCTTCTTCCACGAAGGCATCGCGGCCCTCCTGCGGGCCTGGCAACTGCCGGAGTACAGCCACGGCCCCCTCATCCCGGTCCTGTCGCTGCTCCTGTTCCTGCGCCAGCTGAAGTCCGAGCCGATCCTCGGCGGCCCGGTCAACCGCTGGCCGGGGGTGGGGCTCCTCGTCTTCGCCATGGCGCTCGGCGCGCTCGGCAAGCTGTCGGAGATCGACGATGTCACGGCCTATGCGCTGATCCTCTGGGTGGGCGCGATGCTGCTGATCTCCTTCGGCTGGGAGCAGGGGCGGCGCTTCTGGCCGCCGGTGCTGCATCTGGTCTACATGCTGCCGCTGCCAGGGCTCGTCTACTACAAGCTCTCCACCTTCCTGCAGGCGGTCTCGTCGGAACTGGGTGTCTTGTTCCTGCAGTTGATGCAGGTGCCGGTCTTCCTCGACGGCAACATCATCGACCTCGGCGTCACCAAGCTGCATGTGGCCGAGGCATGCTCGGGGCTGCGCTACCTGTTCCCGATTCTCAGCTTCTCCTACATCTTCGCCGTGCTCTACCGCGGGCCCTTGTGGCACAAGGCCGTGCTTCTCGTTGCGGCGGCGCCGATCGCCGTGCTGATGAACTCGATCCGCATCGCGCTGGCGGGATGGATCGTGAATCACTGGGGGATCGGCCACGTCGAGGGATTTTCGCATTTCTTCGAGGGCTGGGTGATCTTCCTGTCCTCGGTCATGCTGCTCTTCGCGCTGGCCTGGCTGATGCTGTTCCTGCATCCGACCCGTCCCGGCCTCGTCGAGGCGCTAGACCTCGACACCTCGGGTCTTCTGACCCAGGCCGCGCGCGTGCGCCTTGTCGAGCCGTCCTGGGCGTTGGTCCTGTCGGCGCTCCTGCTGGGAGGCGGTGCGCTGCTCTGGCATCTGCGGCCCGAGGTGGAGCGGACGCTCCCCATGCGCGAGTCCCTCGCCGCCTTTCCGCGCGACCTTGGCAACTGGCACTCCGGAACGCCCCTGCGGATCCCTCCGGCCACGCTGAAGGCGCTGGCGGCGACCGATCACCATTCTGCGCAGTTCCGGACGCCGGATTCAGCCGAGACGGTGGATCTCTTCATTGCCTGGTATGAGGACCAGACCAGGGGCGGCACCCACTCGCCCGAGATCTGCCTTCCCTCCTCCGGCTGGGAGATCGCGCGGCTGGAGCGGGTGGACATCGGCCCCGCCGCCGGGCTGGGCGAGCCTTTCCCGCTCAATCGCGTCGTGATCCAGAGGGACGAGGCGCGTATGATGGTCTACTATTGGTTTGAGCAGCACGGCCGCCATGTTGCCTGGGACTTCGAGGCGAAGTTCTGGCTGCTCTGGGACGGCCTGACCATCGGCCGCACCGACGGCGCGCTGGTCCGCATCCTGACCCCCATCGGACGCGACGAGAGCGAGGCGGAGGCCGAGGCGCGGCTGCAGGAGGTGTTCCTTGCGACCAACCGGGTGCTGACCCGCTTCGTGCCGGAGTAG
- a CDS encoding sulfotransferase, which produces MTRFSDLTAFDPVFVYGAMRSGTTMFRLMLNGHGRIANPGEVDFFFSFLKKDPTHATGWRYDLEALRIDRIFQGSRLLLADGKDGLDLLADFMRQHSERNPGKILTYNIHHTLAEAVELFPDARIIHMLRDPRDVAYSSIGMGWAHSVFYGIDHWISSERQWELPSARLPEGNVLTLRYKRLLLDIEPQLRAVCDFIGTSYDPGMVRYHEMSTYSAPDAKLMEQWRGKGCRSDIELIEGKAGDLMAARGYPPETPGRRPGALERLILYVRHKLHLVRVGTRRFGVVLFWGEKLSRWTGLQKPHRDFRNRMNLIDMKLLK; this is translated from the coding sequence GTGACCCGGTTCAGTGATCTGACCGCCTTCGACCCCGTCTTCGTTTACGGAGCCATGCGGTCCGGAACGACCATGTTCCGCCTGATGCTGAATGGCCATGGCCGCATCGCCAACCCCGGCGAAGTCGACTTTTTCTTTTCCTTCCTGAAGAAGGATCCGACTCATGCCACGGGCTGGCGGTACGATCTGGAGGCCCTCAGGATCGACCGCATCTTTCAGGGATCCCGACTGCTCTTGGCGGATGGGAAAGATGGTCTGGACCTACTTGCGGATTTCATGCGTCAGCATTCCGAGCGCAATCCGGGAAAGATACTGACCTACAATATTCATCACACTCTGGCGGAGGCGGTCGAGCTCTTCCCGGATGCCCGGATCATCCACATGCTGCGGGACCCCCGGGACGTGGCCTACTCTTCCATAGGCATGGGATGGGCCCACAGCGTATTCTATGGCATCGATCACTGGATTTCCTCCGAGAGGCAATGGGAGTTGCCGAGCGCAAGGCTGCCCGAGGGGAATGTTCTGACGCTCCGTTACAAGCGTCTTCTCTTGGATATCGAGCCACAGCTGAGGGCCGTCTGTGACTTCATCGGCACTTCTTATGACCCCGGAATGGTCCGCTACCACGAGATGTCGACCTATTCCGCGCCCGACGCCAAGCTGATGGAGCAATGGCGCGGTAAGGGATGCCGCTCGGACATAGAACTGATCGAGGGGAAGGCGGGGGATCTCATGGCGGCACGAGGGTATCCGCCCGAGACGCCCGGGCGCCGGCCCGGAGCCTTGGAGCGCCTGATACTGTATGTGCGGCACAAACTCCATCTTGTGCGGGTGGGAACCCGCAGGTTCGGAGTTGTCCTGTTCTGGGGTGAGAAACTCTCTCGCTGGACCGGCTTGCAGAAGCCGCACCGTGATTTCCGCAACCGCATGAACCTCATCGATATGAAATTACTGAAATGA